AGCCACTCTCCCGCATCTTGTCCGAGGACACCAACGGACCAGGGTGACCAGCCACATCTGCACTTTTTTGGTTGTTGTTGTTTACCTCATGGAGAAAGGAAATGTTCAGGTTAAATCCTCTTGTTCGGGGCGGGTTGTGTGCATCCGCATTTGCGCTGTCGATGCCCGTAATGGCTGAAAACGACGGTGAAACCCTGGTGGTCACAGCCTCCGCGACGGAGCAGAGCGTGAAAGATGCGCCGGCCAGTATCAGCGTGATTACCCAGCAGGATCTTCAGCGCCGTCCGGTGCAGAATCTGAAAGACGTATTACAGGACGTACCGGGCGTGCAGCTCACCAATGAAGGGGATAACCGCAAAGGCGTCAGTTTGCGTGGGCTCGACAGCAGCTACACCCTGATTCTGGTCGACGGCAAACGCGTTAACTCGCGCAACGCCGTGTTCCGTCATAACGATTTTGACCTCAACTGGATCCCGGTAGACGCCATCGAACGTATCGAAGTGGTGCGTGGCCCGATGTCGTCGCTGTACGGTTCCGATGCCTTAGGCGGGGTGGTGAACATCATCACCAAAAAAATCGGCCAGAAATGGCACGGTACGTTGACCGCCGATACCACGATTCAGGAACATCGCGACCGCGGCGATACCTACAATGGGCAGTTCTTTACCAGCGGCCCGCTGATTGACGGCGTGCTGGGGCTGAAAGCCTACGGCAATCTGTCCAAACGCGAAAAAGACCAGCAGCAAGAATCATCTACCTCCCAAACCGGTGAGTCGCCTCGCATCGAAGGCTACACCAGCCGTGACGGCAACGTTGAATTTGCCTGGACGCCGAACGACAACCACGATTTCACCGCCGGATATGGTTTCGACCGTCAGGACCGTGATTCTGACTCCCTCGATAAAAACCGCCTGGAACGCCAAAACTACTCCTTAAGCCACAACGGCCGTTGGGACGTGGGCAACAGTGAATTGAAGTTTTATGGCGAAAAAGTGGATAACAAAAACCCGGAAGCGGCCGGGGTTATCACTTCCGAAAGTAACTCGATTGACGGCAAATATGTGCTGCCGCTGGGCGCTATCAACCAGCTGCTGACAGTGGGCGGCGAATGGCGTCACGATAAGCTCAAGGACCCGGTGAATTTGCAGGGCAGCGGTAACACCTCTGCCAGCCAGTACGCGCTGTTTATCGAAGACGAATGGCGGATTTTCGAGCCGCTGGCGCTGACCACTGGCGTGCGTATGGACGACCACGAAACCTACGGCGACCACTGGAGCCCGCGTGCATATCTGGTGTACACCGCCACCGACACCGTGACGGTCAAAGGCGGCTGGGCAAATGCCTTCAAAGCGCCATCATTGCTGCAGCTCAGCCCGGACTGGACCACCGGTTCCTGCCGCGGTGCCTGTGAAATTGTCGGTAGCCCGGACCTGAAACCGGAAACCAGTGAAAGCTACGAGCTCGGCATTTATTACGCCGGGGAAGAAGGCTGGCTGGAAGGCGTGCAGGGCAGCATCACGACTTTCCAGAACGACGTCGATGACCGCATCAGCATCAGCCGTACGGCTAACGTCGATCAGGCGAAAGACTACCCGAACTACGTGGGCCTGAATGCCGACGGCGAGCCGATTTTCCGCTACTACAACGTCAACAAAGCGCGTATTCGCGGCGTGGAAACCGAGCTGAAATTCCCGCTGGCGGAAGACTGGAAAGTCACCCTGAACTACACCTACAACGACGGTCGTGACCTGAGCAACGGTGGCAATAAACCACTTTCCGAGCTGCCGTACCACACGGCGAATGGCGTGGTGGACTGGCAGGCGACGCAGGATTGGTCCTTCTATATGCAGGCGAACTACAGCGGCGAGAAACGCGCCATGACCACAAACGGCGCAACACCGGGCGGATATGTTATCTGGAACACTGGCGGTGCATGGCAGGCGACGAAGAACGTCAAACTGCGTGCGGGCGTGCTGAACCTGACCGATAAAGATCTCAGTCGCGACGATTACAGCTACAACGAAGACGGGCGTCGTTACTTTATGGCGGTGGATTACCGCTTCTGACGGGAATCGCCGGGCGGCACTGCGTTTGCCCGGCCTACGGTTTTTTCCCGTGCTGGCGTTTGCCCGGCCTTGGATTTTTTCCTTGTAGGCCCGGCAAGCGTAGCGCCGCCGGGCAACAGGCTGAGGAGTTACTTCAGCAGATGCTGCGCGTGAAAGCGCAGGTGATCTTCTATAAAGGACGCAATAAACCAGTAACTGTGGTCGAACCCGGACTGAATGCGCAGCGTCAGTGGCCATTGGGTCTGGCGTGCGGCTTCGGCCAGCACGGCTGGCTGCAGCTGATCTGCCAGGAACTGATCGGTATCGCCCTGATCGATTAACGTCGGAATGGCGCTCGCCGCGTCACTCGCTAACATCAGCGCACAGCTGTCCCACGCTTGCCAGCTGGATTTGTCTTCGCCGAGATAGGCGCTAAACGCCTTCTGACCCCACGGCACGCGAGTCGGGTTAACGATGGGCGCAAAGGCGGAAACGCTGGTGTATTTGCCTGGGTTTTTCAGCGCCAGAATCAACGCCCCGTGACCGCCCATCGAATGACCGGAAATCGCGCTGCGCTCGGCGACGTTGAACTGTGCCTGCACCAGCGCGGGGAGTTCGTCGCGCAGATAATCGTACATACGGTAATGCGCGGCCCACGGGGCCTGCGTCGCGTTGAGGTAGAATCCGGCGCCCTGGCCGAGATCGTAGCCTTCGTCATTCGCAACGTTGTCGCCGCGTGGGCTGGTGTCTGGCATCACCAGAACGATACCGAGTTCGGCGGCAACGCGCTGGGCGCCTGCTTTCGTCGCGAAATTCTCGTCGTTGCAGGTCAGGCCTGACAGCCAGTACAGCACCGGCGGTGGCGTGTTATCGCGTGGTGGTGGCAGAAAAATACTGAACGTCATGGCGCAGTTCAGCGTGCTGGAGTCGTGCCGCCAGCGTTGCTGCCAGCCCTCAAAACAGCGATGCTCTTCGAGCAATTCCATGCAAGGCTCCCGGGTGAGTGATTGAAAATGTTCTGTTTCATCATACAGATCATGTGCAGCGATGAGTAATTTTCGCTTCCGCATTGCCATTACATGCTGCATCATAAACATAACTTTACATTAACATGCGAGACTAACATGGCGCTACGTACCGCGCTGAGTGGGTTTGTCATACTGGTGGTCGCCATGGGGATTGGGCGTTTTGCCTTCACGCCTCAGGTACCGCTGATGATTGCTGACGGACAGCTTACCCTGACCAGCGCCGGGCTGGTCGCCGCGATGAATTATCTGGGATATTTGCTGGGTGCCTGGGATGCGATGCGCGCGCATCGCGGCGTGGAAGGGCGGTTATACGCCGGGATCCTGGGCGCGGTAGGGCTGACGTTTCTTTCCGCGTGGGCCGACAACGCCTGGCTGCATGCCGTGCTGCGACTGGTGATTGGCGCGATGAGCGGCTGGGCGATGGTATTGACCGCAGCCTGGACCAACGAACGGCTGGCGCATGCCGGACGCCCTGGCCTGAGCGCCGCGGTGTTTGCCGGGCCGGGGGCGGGCATTGCGCTGAGTGGCCTGCTGGCGGTGTATGTCCATGCGCAGCAGCTCAGCGCTGCCGCAGGCTGGCTGCTTTACGGCGTGCTGGCGCTGGTGCTGATTGCCTTTATTTCTCGCTGGCTGCCGCGTCCTGGTGATTTCCATCGTCCGGGCGGTCAGCCTGAACCTTTGCATTTGACGGCAAGCCTGAAACGTCTGGTCTGGAGTTACAGCCTGGCGGGCTTTGGCTATATTCTGCCCGCCACCTTTTTATCGCAAATGGCCGCCGCGCGTTTTCCCGGCAGCCTGTTTGCCCAGTTCCTGTGGCCGGTGTTTGGCGCGGCGGCGGTGGTCGGCATCGGATTAAGTATTTTGCTGCGCGGCGTCGGTCACAGCTATCAGCGACTGGCGATTGTGTTGTGGTTACAGGGCGTTGGCGTGCTTGCCGCCTGGCTGGTGCCGGGCATGAGTGGCCTGGTTATTGGCGCGTTGCTGGTGGGCGGCGGCTTCCTGTGCGCGGTACAACTTTCCTTGCTGTACGGGCGGGAACTCGCCCCGCAGCACACCCGTTACATGGCCGGATTATTGACCACCGGTTACGCCGTCGGTCAGCTGGTGGGACCAATGACCTCCGCGCTGTCGACCTGGCTGACACAGCGCCTGGAGCCTGCGCTCGGCGTGGCTGCAATCGCGCTTTTAATCGGCGGGATGCTGGTCTGGCGTTCACCGCATGAAAGGTTAAGCAATTTTCAATAATTATCGCCGTGAATACTGGATTCTGTGCGCGGCCTCACGCACAATGAGTGCTCACTTTGCCCTCAGAGTGCAAAGGTCGCCACACCTGCAGGAGAACAAAAATGCCATCATTGAGTAAAGAAGCTGCGCTGGTTCATGAGGCGCTGTTAGCGCGTGGTCTGGAAACGCCGCTACGTCCCCCGGTTGATATGGATAATGAATCACGCAAGCGTCTGATAGCCGGTCATATGACCGAAATTATGCAGCTGCTCAATCTCGATCTCAGTGATGACAGCCTGATGGAAACGCCGCACCGCATCGCTAAAATGTACGTCGACGAAATCTTCTCTGGTCTCGATTACGCTAACTTCCCGAAAATCACCGTCATTGAGAATAAAATGAAGGTTGATGAAATGGTGACCGTGCGCGATATCACCCTGACCAGCACCTGCGAACATCACTTTGTCACCATCGACGGCAAAGCGACCGTGGCCTATATCCCGAAAGAGTCGGTGATTGGCCTGTCGAAGATTAACCGCATTGTGCAGTTCTTTGCCCAGCGACCGCAGGTGCAAGAGCGTCTGACACAGCAAATCCTGACCGCGTTGCAGACCCTGCTGGGTACCAATAACGTGGCAGTTTCTATTGATGCCGTGCATTACTGCGTGAAAGCGCGTGGCATTCGTGATGCGACCAGCGCCACGACCACCACGTCGCTCGGTGGACTGTTTAAGTCGAGCCAGAACACCCGCCAGGAGTTTCTGCGCGCCGTTCGTCACCATAATTAATTGTTAAAAGCAGGTACTTAATGGAGCGAAACGTCACGCTGGATTTTGTTCGCGGCGTCGCTATTCTTGGGATCCTGCTGCTTAATATCGTTGCCTTTGGCTTGCCAAAGGCGGCGTATCTCAATCCTGCCTGGTACGGCGAAATCACTCAACGCGATGCGTGGACGTGGGCCGCTCTCGACCTGTTTGCGCAGGTCAAATTCCTGACGCTATTTGCTCTCCTGTTTGGCGCTGGCCTGCAGTTGCTGCTTCCTCGCGGTAAACGCTGGATCCAGGCGCGGCTTTCGCTTTTGGCCATACTCGGTTTCGCCCACGGGCTGCTGCTCTGGGACGGCGATATTCTGCTGGCCTATGCGCTGGTGGG
This DNA window, taken from Scandinavium goeteborgense, encodes the following:
- the folE gene encoding GTP cyclohydrolase I FolE; this encodes MPSLSKEAALVHEALLARGLETPLRPPVDMDNESRKRLIAGHMTEIMQLLNLDLSDDSLMETPHRIAKMYVDEIFSGLDYANFPKITVIENKMKVDEMVTVRDITLTSTCEHHFVTIDGKATVAYIPKESVIGLSKINRIVQFFAQRPQVQERLTQQILTALQTLLGTNNVAVSIDAVHYCVKARGIRDATSATTTTSLGGLFKSSQNTRQEFLRAVRHHN
- a CDS encoding YbfB/YjiJ family MFS transporter; translated protein: MALRTALSGFVILVVAMGIGRFAFTPQVPLMIADGQLTLTSAGLVAAMNYLGYLLGAWDAMRAHRGVEGRLYAGILGAVGLTFLSAWADNAWLHAVLRLVIGAMSGWAMVLTAAWTNERLAHAGRPGLSAAVFAGPGAGIALSGLLAVYVHAQQLSAAAGWLLYGVLALVLIAFISRWLPRPGDFHRPGGQPEPLHLTASLKRLVWSYSLAGFGYILPATFLSQMAAARFPGSLFAQFLWPVFGAAAVVGIGLSILLRGVGHSYQRLAIVLWLQGVGVLAAWLVPGMSGLVIGALLVGGGFLCAVQLSLLYGRELAPQHTRYMAGLLTTGYAVGQLVGPMTSALSTWLTQRLEPALGVAAIALLIGGMLVWRSPHERLSNFQ
- the cirA gene encoding catecholate siderophore receptor CirA, encoding MFRLNPLVRGGLCASAFALSMPVMAENDGETLVVTASATEQSVKDAPASISVITQQDLQRRPVQNLKDVLQDVPGVQLTNEGDNRKGVSLRGLDSSYTLILVDGKRVNSRNAVFRHNDFDLNWIPVDAIERIEVVRGPMSSLYGSDALGGVVNIITKKIGQKWHGTLTADTTIQEHRDRGDTYNGQFFTSGPLIDGVLGLKAYGNLSKREKDQQQESSTSQTGESPRIEGYTSRDGNVEFAWTPNDNHDFTAGYGFDRQDRDSDSLDKNRLERQNYSLSHNGRWDVGNSELKFYGEKVDNKNPEAAGVITSESNSIDGKYVLPLGAINQLLTVGGEWRHDKLKDPVNLQGSGNTSASQYALFIEDEWRIFEPLALTTGVRMDDHETYGDHWSPRAYLVYTATDTVTVKGGWANAFKAPSLLQLSPDWTTGSCRGACEIVGSPDLKPETSESYELGIYYAGEEGWLEGVQGSITTFQNDVDDRISISRTANVDQAKDYPNYVGLNADGEPIFRYYNVNKARIRGVETELKFPLAEDWKVTLNYTYNDGRDLSNGGNKPLSELPYHTANGVVDWQATQDWSFYMQANYSGEKRAMTTNGATPGGYVIWNTGGAWQATKNVKLRAGVLNLTDKDLSRDDYSYNEDGRRYFMAVDYRF
- the fghA gene encoding S-formylglutathione hydrolase, encoding MELLEEHRCFEGWQQRWRHDSSTLNCAMTFSIFLPPPRDNTPPPVLYWLSGLTCNDENFATKAGAQRVAAELGIVLVMPDTSPRGDNVANDEGYDLGQGAGFYLNATQAPWAAHYRMYDYLRDELPALVQAQFNVAERSAISGHSMGGHGALILALKNPGKYTSVSAFAPIVNPTRVPWGQKAFSAYLGEDKSSWQAWDSCALMLASDAASAIPTLIDQGDTDQFLADQLQPAVLAEAARQTQWPLTLRIQSGFDHSYWFIASFIEDHLRFHAQHLLK